Below is a genomic region from Nilaparvata lugens isolate BPH chromosome 8, ASM1435652v1, whole genome shotgun sequence.
AATTAacttaattatttgtaatttatagaacttacttgttttttttttaaactggATGATGACTTTCTACTCTTATCAGTAAACTCGTAATTTTTACCAGTATGtcaagttgattgaataaaccagATTCAAATTCTTTTGAATTGTTGTGAACATCGATACAATGTATAACAAAGTCATAGAAacatagtaggcctacaataaaatttaaaaatatgagaACAATACATAGATAATTAGAtcaacataataaaatataataaatctaTAAACGACATATCACATCacatattcaaaaaaaaaaatcattcctGTTATAAGGACATTTTTCAACAAGATAggtttttattttacttttaaaacattcaaaatcaTTAACCTTAGGCCTATCTGACAGGTAATTATAAAGTCTTGTACCAAATTCAATATAACAATGTATAGGAATAAATTATACTGTTTCAGTCTGAGTGAAGAGGCATTTCTTGTTTGATGGCTATGAACATAGCTATTCAAAGCAAGACAGGCTAAGTTCTTAATATATAACAAACATTCCAGCGCATAAATAGTATGAATtgtcaaaattttataatgctTGAAAAATGGTTTTCAATGAGAACACCAGCAATAATTCTAACGGCTCCGACTGACCGATTGACATAATAATTActactacaataattaatattatctcCTGTACAACCTTATACAAAGTATAGAATACTACTTATTTGCCATTGTTACAACAAAACATTTTTACATACCGCTTAACATAGATAGGTACCACCTTTATCTACATTACCGGTATTCAACAGATCCGAACCGTAGAGTAAAATACTGAAGCATCATTAACGCTATTTGCTCTCTACTACCTGATAAACAACTATTATAATATGGAATTGAACAAAAAGGTTAAGCTACTTAAggatttgtttgaaaatattgacTAGCCCTTAAGAATCCGCGtctgaaagaaataaaaatatgcaAGAAAAAAACGTTCCTAAATGGAATATTATTCAGGAATGTACCTAAATGAGTGTCTTATTTAATGTATTCATGCATGGTTAAATTATGagtaatactgtaataataattgtgatatataaatttattcagtttAACAAAAATTAAGCTTGAAGAGAGCTTAAATAAAAATCTCTTAAATAGTGATTACTTTAAGTTCTTGCTTGAGAAAAAAGTGGACGTTCTATTTGATCAGCCCacaaaaattgattaaattgacAGCATCTTTAAGATTAatgttttgtcaaaaacagatgtTAAATTTATAAAgttgagtaaatattttttgtcaataatGGTTTTTTCAAAAAGTCCTGTGAATAATAAACATTTGTTTGGTAAATAATACTTTTTCGAATTGAGTAAAATTTTACAGTGAAATGAAGTTTGAAGAGAACTTGGAAAAAGCGCTATTGCTGAAGACactaaaaaacaaaacattgctGCTTTTCATCAGTGGAAATGACAGTTCAAAAGAAGAATTCCTACAAGACTGCCTTGACAATAATTTGGTAGGTGATCAGCACGAAAATATAATTGCAGTTAAACTAGAACGTGATTCTAAGCATTACAGTAGCTTTCTAGAAATTTATCCTGCATTGGATGAGCCGTTCGTTATATTTTTGGGTGATAAAGGGATTCCTATGAGAATTGTAAAGCTCTGTGAGCATTATGACAAAGAGGAAGTCAGTCGAAGAGTGAATGaagctattttattttgtaatagtaaaACTAGTCAACTGGCTGGGGATAACACAAATAAAATGGCTGATGATATTGATCAAGTTGTAGACGAGAATGAAAACTTGGAGAAGCCTGATGATATTGATAAGGATATACAACTTTTGAGAGCATTGATACAGTTTAGAATGTCTGATGGAGCAGTGACGATACACGCCTTCAAGTATGATGCGACAGTTGCCGAGATGAGGTCTTTTGTAGAAACCGTCATCAAACCCGACAGCCAATTTCAACTGGCTCTACCTCATCCGTTCAAAATCCTCCAGAAAGAAGGCTCCACTATTTTTGACTTGGACCTGTTTCCATCGGCAGTTGTAATGGTGATTCCAGTCCACGAAAACAGTCTGATCTGTTCTGCAGGGCGCAGCATTCAAAATTGTGTCTTTATGCTGCCGTTCAGTATCATTTTAAACTTTTTCATGTTTTTGTTTGAATCTCTCCAATCTTGGTGGCAGGGAGTATCTTCAAGAGTAATGGAGGGACCTGTTCATAGGCATAGCAGTGAGTCAAGAACTGTAAATCTCCACGGCAATGTTCACACCCTGAGAGCAGGAGACGGCCATGATGACAGCAACAACACATACAACGGAAACTCAACTCAACAAAATTAAAGTTGAATCTTTCATTTgttgaaaagttttatttttatctacaAATATTATAAGTTGAAAACAATACTGTAGCATGCATTGATTGTTATtagataatgaaaataaaatataaattacattaagttactgaattattattacatttttttataatgtttgtgctttgtattgaattgaagaagaattgaaaatttgaaatatgaatttgaataatacagTGTGTACAAAAAAAAGAATGACCCGATTTTAAATAGCTATATTTGTTAGGAAGAAGGGCTTAACAAATTGTATGCTAAAAATCTCACAAAATATTGGAGTTTACGAAAATGcatcataaattttcaatagtGTGAAGCAATTGGATAGGGAGAACCGTCCGGAAGCTACTGTGTGACAAGGCATATTACAGTGTAAATGAATTTATGGGtgataatttgattttttactCGGAGCGCGAGCACTGTATCACTGCCATCTGAACTGTTACAGTGTATTGAATGTGTTTTGTacttgttttgattttttgacgccatcgatcccacaattgtgggtaatggatgaagcttAAGGTATTAAAGTATGTCCTCCATTGGCTGCACGGACGACATCTCTGCCGTTGCTTTAACGCTGGATAGGGCGTACAAGACCTATCAGCTTTACAATCTTGACCTTCCAAGTCCCATGACATAACACCATGCGATTTTTTCCTCTGGGGATATGTTAAACAACATGTTTACGTTCCTCCCTTACCTCGTGacattgatgaactgaaaacccGAATATCAGCGGCTGTAGCCTCAGTGACAGAAGACACCTTACGCTCAGTTTGGGATGAATTAAGCTACAGATTAGATGTCGTCCGTGCAGCCAATGGAGGACATATTGAACATTTATGATGCATTTTCGTAAACTAAAAATTGTGTGAGTATTTTAGTTTGCAATTTGTTAGTATTAAGCCCTTCTTCCTAATAAATATAGCTATTTAAAATCGGGTCATTCTTTTTTGTACACACTGTATTATTACATTGAAAACGTTCTTTTTACAATTTAATcttcttcaaataaaatattgtttaacTATGAAAACTATCAGTTTTATGGAGAATATTTTGTATTCCTATTCTGTATGTGTCTTCTACTACAATATTAAGGGAATCTGTAAAAAAAGTGAAGAaagaagtgaaagtgaaagaaTCAATTAGAAATATTCTTATCTGAGAAATAATAAATCCTTTCATCCAGAGGTGCAAAAACTGTATAATggttattcattaataaaaataggTAGATAACTAAAATATGTAACATTTACAAAGTCTATATATATTACAGTTCACGCATAATTTAAGAAAAGTAATTAtgggaaaaataatgaaaaattactgaaattattgattacactaatattagatttactggttcagcataatcctattatattaagcaagcaatttctgtatttatatatctggttatatttatatctggttatttatgtttaacagaTCTCAAatacggctctaacgattttctcgaaatttggaacataataggtttatgatatgaagattcgattcggtgccccgatatttttgaTGATGCAGTATAGACAAGAAGGCAGAGAGAACaatgatgaattatttgaatctgTAAAAAATCATCAAGATGACTAATTATTCcaccttgaaaaatatttctgtgTAAGCTtatactaaaatttattgaagatctgctcattttcaaaatttcaatattttcatattaaaacATACTTGaccaatattcaaatatgaGTATGCCTACACTATAGTAATTACtgtgaaaaatatttctgtGTAGGCTGATACCAAAATTTATAGCGGTTCTGCtcaatttcaaaactttttcaaagtttcaatatttttatactgaaACATACTTGaccaatattcaaatatgaGTACGCCTACACTACTGTATAGCAAGCAGatgcaaaataaatttttccctcattaatttaaatattttaaatgtaataaCAAAGCAAGAAAATTAATAtccttttgttttattagttatgaCATAATTAGAATTAATTAGTGTACAATAATTATAAGTGAAACTGAAAAAAAGCGAAAGGCCTTTCCGGTAGTGATAGGCTGCAATAACAATTATCGCATGGCACCTTTTTTAATAGCGGCATTTCATGCTTTATTTCCAAACGTTTCTCTATTCTTTTAAAAGAGAACGGTGTCCCACCACAGCACAGAGCGGAGGCATTGTCAATTATTTCTCACTGCCTGGGAGACAACTAACAGTCACACACCGTCTAATCAGTAGACAACACACTCTTCTACAAGTTGACAATTATTACTGTGTACTATCATAACTGTCAACTTTTTATCTCTTGAATGtgctgttattttaaaattatttaatgaaatatgTCGTTCAAAATATGGTGCAATTGTTACGCAAATTTTATACAATCCGATGAGTGAGCTACCTGTAGAGTCGACCTAtttgtgaattgaaattattataaatctcCTATTATATGTATTAACTTtgattcatattatttgaattgaaggtATCATTAATTCATGGTGAAGTGAGTTCAACATATTATGCTTGTTTGATAAGGTAAGTTATTgccaataatatatattattgctAATAATTAACTAGTcaattttgatttaaaaaatagagaaaaatgtATTAGAAAAAGGTTACATATAGGTAGTTTGTGTTAATTAATTCATGATGAAGTGAgttaacataatatatattatgctTGTTTGATAAGGTAAGTTATTGTTAATAAAGTATATTATTGCTAATAATCAACTAGTCAACTTTGATATTGCTAAAAATAACTAgatagaaatttattaaaaaaggtACATACAGTTAGTTTGTTAACAAAGTACAAGATTTTTTGACGTTCCAATTAATAATAGGTCtacttttattttcaatagacagactcaaaaattatttatgacAGTAGCCTacaataaatgtattattactgATAAAGGCTTCTAATTATATCTATTAATAGTATTTTgcagttataaaaataatttgccCAGTCATATTTTACAATAGATTGCTATTTATTAAGGATTTAAAGGTcatttgtagaataattgtaattttGATGTTTATATGAGCTAGAATAAAATGTGTACAGTACGGtactaattttcaaattgaatggcatttgaatttattatgatagaataagttattaatatattattatgataattatttatgatgTTATATTTCTtatgataaatattttgtaGGGTAGGAAAAGATACCAGTTTTTTTGTTCAGTTAAATATTTTTGACAAGTACTGATGAATTTGTAATTCTCTGTAGGCTACTTTGTTCTCAACTTGAAAAAGTCGTACAGTGAACGATttattgatgatttcaataGAGATATCCAAGTTTTTTGGTACCTAGTATTATCAATAGACAAAACCAAATAATAATATGTCCCATCTATGGAGAGTAGTAATCTAATCCCAATAATGGACCTggttgaaaaattgaagaaaataatatttatttatttatggagacaactGGTTACCCCTTGGGTGTCTCCTTTAAAAAtccatattaaattatttatttatttatttatttattattagatatagcaaacaatacagtagaaaagaaaaaacaggctattgcccaaaacttcttcaatttcctaattttgtcttaaattttccaaatattatgtaggttatgtccatttcaatttatacactaaatcaTCAATCTATTATAGCATGAAATAgttcaagaaaatgaaatatttgatgttttgataattatatacTTTCTTCAATACACTAAAATTTCACAAAAAGATAATTAGATTGATAATTGTTTAATATTTGTTACATTGAGAGAACATCAATACAGGCCTGCATTTAATAATACAAGTCagtatcaataaaacaatataaaattgtatagcaccctttatttaaaaaaaactctaaaatagtttaacaagtagtttcggtgatattacaccatcgtcaggttataaaaccTAGATGATTAACCGAGGTTagattttataacctgacgattgtgtaatatcaccgaaactagttgttaaactattttaaagtttttttaaaaataaagggtgctataagattttatattgttttattaatttaaaaagtagcccatgtcaataagtgttttttcaagTCAGTATCAATACTATGGAGTATTTAAGTCAAAAAACGTAAACTCGAGCGAATATTTAGTTTTGTTCTGTTGAATCTACTTCTCTAAAAGCTCCAAGAGTTGTCTAAACGAAAGAGGACGTGAATTGTGGTTAGGGTCGAACAATAAGTGGCTTCAGTTGTTTGCCTATCGTGAGACCGATCAGTTGAAAAAATGTTGGAAGCCGTGCCAAAAGATCAGAGAATCCAATCGTTACCCGGGTCCCGGTCGGTCTCGCTTCTTTCTTggcaacattttcaaattaattatcagAAACAAATTCACTCTTGCGTGCCACTCTTCAATTTGGCATGTAGGAGATCTAAAATATGAAAacaaacttgataaattagcctgCCAACACTTGATTAATAACTTTGAAATTGGAACAAATTAGGTTTTGAAATGTGAGGAGTTTGTTGGTAAACTATATAATGAAACGATGAAAATTGAAGAAGTCTGGAAACAATAGTTTCTACCGGTACTATAACATCTATCGtaatttctcaatattattattctctctcaaaaaaacaataaaaaaatcaataattattacatggaatgaagaggaagaatgCTATTTCTACATACCTTAATTACAAGTCATTTTCCACTAATCTGAGCGGGAAGATTGCAGGGATTGTCAATTAGAGAAAAATACAATGTCACTTTCTGTAAAGTTTACATACACcaagtaaaaaaaaaacatcagcCAAAAGCTTATAACTATTTccagtgaatcaattaataatgCCAATTTATGCAtccaatgaataatttgaagcATTTATGTTGAATATGTCATATTAAATTAGAAGAAATTTATGTATTAGAATGGAGAGAGCGCatttttattgcttcatttAGGCATGATGACAACAGTTAATTGAAGTAGATTACTTTCAATTGCCACTACTCACATAGAATGTAGGACTATGCACTAATGATACTGAAGTctaaatttaatgattttagTTGAAAACGACTTACTGGAGTTCACTAGAGACTGATAATGATGTAGCAAccaaaactagtatctcaaattgttttcaGAAATTGATGGTTTTCATAATATCTAGTCGTTTTAATTTGATATGGATATTCAACAAAACATCACCTCAATAACTCAGAAAGGATATTGATAATTGCAATTCAAAATATGAAAGTACCTACGGCATGCAAAGTTATCTACGGTACTGAACAATATGAATAAAGGTTGGTTGAACCTCCAAATGTGAAAAAATTAAGTTGAAAAAGAGCACGgtacttataaaaatatattaatcttACAAGTcagaaacatttatttatataaatatacaaattatgaatgatataCTTATGACTGGGAGAGAGAGCAACAGGTTCAGCACAAAACTATCCTCCCAAATTTTATAATCgaagaaatttcaagtttagaGAAGAGATAGGGTGGATAAACAAGCACACAAAATTGATGGATGGATAAACATAGGAAGAAACGAAACGCAAGCAAGTGTTTTATCGAAAGTGTTGCGTTCTCTCAAAGGGTGCAGGAGTGCAAGAGTGAGGGAGTGCACCTCTTCTCAAGGTGCAAGAGTGAGACAGCGGGGGAGAGTCTGCAAACCAGAGATGGTTGCTAAGCGACCGATAAACAATTTGGCGGCTGCATTTGAGTCCTAAAAGAGAATTGCCGAATGTGGCGATTGTTGCTGAACGGATGCTATTTATGTACACTGACTGCTAGCACAGATCTGTTTAGTTAGTCTATGATAGTAGCTAACACACACACAATGGGGCGCGCTCTCGACGAAAACGGCACATTCCAAGGACCAGTGAACCGAGGATCAGACCTCGACAACTGAGTGTATTTGTTGTTAATCAAAGGTTTATTGTTGACCGACAGTTTATTGTTTAACCGAGTGTTTGTTGACGTTAAGGGAGGATTCGTCAGCCGGCCAGTGAGTCGATGATCGTCGGTGATTTACTAAGAGGTTGTTGTTATTGCGTAGTAGCATAATTCGTTTTCATAAAATTGTCAATTGAGGATTTTTTTATGTAAATCGAGGTTTAGTTATTAACTAACTTGTCAGTCAGTGCAACGAGGTTCAACTCCGATAAACTGAGGGTTTTGTTGTTGATCAAGGATTATTATCAACACTCTCTCATTGATAGTTTGCTATATAAGTCAAGGACGTCTTGAAGTTAATCAGGGATGTATTTTGAGAGATAGTGAGCCATGGATGAACATTAAATAATTTTGaggattttattattttctgtgtaggtgatattgtggtacCCAAATATCCTTATTGTATAAAGTTTTTGAAActcttatttattgaaaaatcaagaGACTATTATTAGTAAATTGGActagtttttaaatttttcaatggaaTAAGAGATGCAATTATTGTTCAAACAAGCTTCTGAATCGAAAATGAAAACACTCACGTTGATAGGTGACGATTTTTTTCATGTGAATGTGCACATTATCGAGCCACGTCATTATTGTAAAACATAACAAAAGTACTAATCAATACTAATTTTTGCCCACTAAAGTGAGTACGGTATCTATTACTATATTTTTCACTAAAAGCTTATTTAATTCAATTGTATcacttatgtattgaaaaatctggAAAATAGTTTTGGTTGATGTACCATCGTGAAGAAGAAAGATTCTACAAATTACTGGAGAATTATTTGAATCTATAGTGTGATTCACGATATAATGTCAGCGCCTGACTAACATTGATTTGCTACCCCTGActgtcattggacaaagcagatagcgtcaTCATTTTCCAACTCCGCACCCTTTCCAAATCATTTGGAAcgctatgaagaaatataattcaaattcaaattcaaatttattcaccaaaaatacatatttacaaaataataatgtaacaatattaaataaataatatactcccttgtccgtgtgcagggaggagtcgaACTAGATCAGACAGTTAAAACACACTTGTTTGAATTGAGTGAATTATGATACTTAACAtagtttgaaattgaaagtaaaatatggaaaaaattatatgattgcagtataaacatacaaataataataacaattttcagCTCAACGGCGCTTAAGGGTTTCAATGGGCAGtcataactttattattttagtattgTGTGGGggataaaaattaaaaacataataatatggaTAAATATGTGAAATAATATGCTGGCGGCATTTTCAAAGGAGATAttaatgaacagaaaatattatCCCAATAACAAgaattcataataaaattattaaaatatttttttctgtgtaaatataatatatttgtgatgaaatattgattattattaacaagaaccaatgaactattattataattagatAATCGTGATGACTTGAATGTTGAATCACAGCTATGTAGGTACTACAAGGAAGGCGGTGGAACCGGAAAATGGCAACAACGTCTTCCTATAATTACCACTTACTCATAACGTGGATATCACTATAGagattatttcaatcaattgtaTTCATCAGTGAGAAATACATATAGAAGATCAACAACAATCACAAGTCAAACTTCAAGtcattttgttaatattaaGAAATCTATTGTCAACTGAAAACAATTCATTAGCAGGTGGTTGATAGTTCAGAGAGGACGTCAACACCGGCGTACCTATAATTAATAACATTAATCAAAGAGAAGAAACACTTGTTTTGTTTTGGACtgtaaatctttgaaaaaatgacACATAGTAATAGTACACAGTTTTCATCTCTTCTTTCCACTcatgaaaatttcatgaatgtgtgatcacattgaatgcgtgtaTGTAAAAGTGCaagtcgaatcatgcatgagccgaaaatcaaaattcaaaaagtgGCATTGTAACACGTTGTGACTTACATGTatctgctcacactgaacgcagcAGCAAAgcaagcgttcagtgtgagtgttcctattgctctttccacattttgtttctcatctccAAGCGTGCTCTTGCATATAAACGAATTTAATGTGATCAAACACTAAATGAGAAcgtttgtattatcattcaacaCCTCATCATGACCTAGGCTTAGAATACTTCTAGAGAGCTGCCTTTGTAaacaaatgaatataaaaaaatccaaGTGAAACATTCAATCAGCAGATGATTGATAGCTGACAGAGGATGTCAACATCATTGTAGTGTGCCCATATTTAAtaacattaataaaattgataaaatattaattttcaagtgaaaaccTTTAATCAGCAGATGGTTGATAGTTGAGAAAGGATGTCGTATCCTTCCTGGTGGGGTCGCCGCTTATGC
It encodes:
- the LOC111045060 gene encoding UBX domain-containing protein 4, yielding MKFEENLEKALLLKTLKNKTLLLFISGNDSSKEEFLQDCLDNNLVGDQHENIIAVKLERDSKHYSSFLEIYPALDEPFVIFLGDKGIPMRIVKLCEHYDKEEVSRRVNEAILFCNSKTSQLAGDNTNKMADDIDQVVDENENLEKPDDIDKDIQLLRALIQFRMSDGAVTIHAFKYDATVAEMRSFVETVIKPDSQFQLALPHPFKILQKEGSTIFDLDLFPSAVVMVIPVHENSLICSAGRSIQNCVFMLPFSIILNFFMFLFESLQSWWQGVSSRVMEGPVHRHSSESRTVNLHGNVHTLRAGDGHDDSNNTYNGNSTQQN